A genome region from bacterium HR11 includes the following:
- the frr gene encoding Ribosome-recycling factor — translation MEDVFQALMKDLRTRMEKTLSKVQEELKAIRTGRASIHLFDHIRVDYYGTPTPISQVATIRIPEPNLVVIQPWEPRMLAVIEKAILTSDLGLSPVNDGKVVRVPIPPLTEERRREFAKQVWKIAEEGKTAIRMIRRDGNEHIKTLEKDKKCSEDDARRARDQVQKLTDEYIEKIEQAAKAKEKEILET, via the coding sequence ATGGAGGACGTCTTTCAGGCCTTGATGAAAGACCTCCGGACCCGCATGGAGAAGACGCTCAGTAAGGTCCAGGAGGAGCTCAAGGCGATTCGTACGGGGCGGGCCTCGATCCATTTGTTCGACCACATCCGGGTCGACTATTACGGGACGCCGACCCCCATCTCGCAGGTCGCCACGATTCGGATTCCCGAACCCAACCTCGTCGTCATCCAGCCCTGGGAGCCCCGCATGTTGGCCGTCATCGAGAAGGCCATCCTGACGTCGGACCTGGGACTGTCGCCCGTCAACGACGGGAAGGTCGTCCGGGTCCCCATCCCGCCCTTGACCGAGGAACGGCGGCGGGAATTTGCCAAGCAGGTGTGGAAGATCGCCGAGGAGGGCAAGACGGCCATTCGCATGATCCGCCGGGACGGCAACGAGCACATCAAGACGCTGGAGAAGGACAAGAAGTGTTCCGAGGACGACGCCCGTCGGGCCCGAGACCAGGTCCAGAAGCTGACCGACGAGTACATCGAGAAAATCGAGCAGGCGGCGAAGGCGAAGGAGAAGGAGATCCTGG